The following are from one region of the Thermodesulforhabdaceae bacterium genome:
- a CDS encoding ABC transporter permease, with amino-acid sequence MIKRIWQYRDLLMVFAWREFVIRYRQSVIGILWAVFQPLSMMILFTFVFSLILNMRISDIPYPVFFYAGALPWTFFASSLNHAIPSLTNHYGLITKIYFPREILPLSYLVVALADFFIASICLAGLLIFYRIPITWTALWFLPLFAILVIFTSSVSIFLAGLNVYYRDVKAATGFLVQLWFFASPVMYSIDKVNIKLKLLLFLNPLTFIIENMRRCLVEGRDVVWWQFLMVSFIIFCWATIVHRFFTHIERSFADVI; translated from the coding sequence ATGATAAAGAGGATTTGGCAATATAGAGACCTCCTGATGGTTTTCGCATGGAGAGAATTTGTTATAAGATACAGGCAGTCCGTTATTGGAATTCTGTGGGCGGTCTTTCAACCCTTAAGCATGATGATACTCTTTACCTTCGTATTTTCACTGATACTGAACATGCGCATTTCCGACATACCCTATCCTGTTTTCTTTTACGCGGGGGCTCTTCCATGGACATTCTTCGCTTCTTCTCTCAACCACGCCATCCCAAGCCTTACAAACCACTACGGACTCATAACAAAGATTTATTTCCCAAGAGAAATTCTTCCTCTCTCTTATCTTGTTGTAGCACTTGCGGATTTTTTCATAGCATCCATATGTCTTGCAGGACTTTTAATCTTTTACCGCATTCCCATAACATGGACCGCTCTCTGGTTCCTGCCGCTTTTCGCTATTCTGGTTATTTTCACATCCTCAGTATCAATTTTTCTCGCCGGACTTAATGTTTATTACCGCGATGTTAAAGCCGCTACCGGATTTCTTGTTCAACTATGGTTTTTCGCATCACCGGTTATGTATTCAATTGACAAGGTGAACATAAAGCTCAAACTGCTTCTTTTCCTGAACCCCCTTACTTTCATAATAGAGAACATGAGGCGGTGTCTTGTAGAGGGGCGAGATGTGGTCTGGTGGCAGTTTCTGATGGTAAGTTTCATTATTTTCTGCTGGGCTACTATAGTTCATCGTTTCTTTACACACATAGAGAGGT